Proteins from a single region of Primulina tabacum isolate GXHZ01 chromosome 5, ASM2559414v2, whole genome shotgun sequence:
- the LOC142547656 gene encoding PHD finger protein ING1 isoform X1 has product MQEMSFTEEFQSNIEALPNILQRKYALLRDLDKSLQEVQRQNEQRCEQELADMKRGIKSGNITPNSSLLKFSDEALDEQKHAIRIADEKVSLASQAYDLVDSHIQQLDRYLKKFDEDLRRVSEKDSMSSTVSPPSTVDNNVKAGRSGETSNRGRKKTRLATANAAASMAASITTAANTSMELDLPVDPNEPTYCFCNQVSYGEMVACDNPDCKIEWFHYGCVGLKEQPKGKWYCSDCVGTKRRKKGK; this is encoded by the exons ATGCAAGAGATGTCATTCACCGAGGAATTTCAATCCA ATATTGAAGCCTTACCAAATATTCTGCAAAGGAAATACGCTTTGTTACGCGATCTAGATAAAAGTCTGCAAG AAGTACAGCGGCAAAATGAGCAGCGTTGTGAACAAGAACTAGCTGATATGAAGCGGGGAATAAAGTCCGGTAACATCACTCCAAATTCTTCTTTGCTCAAATTCTCGGATGAAGCTTTGGATGAGCAAAAACATGCCATCAGGATTGCTGACGAGAAAGTTTCATTGGCTTCTCAGGCATATGATTTG GTAGATTCCCATATTCAACAGCTAGATCGATATCTGAAGAAATTTGATGAAGATCTTCGGCG tgtttcagaaaaaGATTCCATGTCCTCAACTGTATCTCCACCTTCGACTGTTGATAACAATGTTAAAGCTGGAAGGTCTGGTGAAACTAGTAACAGAGGGCGTAAAAA AACACGTCTTGCAACTGCAAATGCTGCTGCCTCCATGGCTGCTTCAATAACAACAGCGGCAAATACGAGCATGGAATTAGATCTACCAGTTGATCCTAATGAACCAACATATTGTTTCTGCAATCAAGTGAGCTATGGAGAAATGGTTGCATGCGATAATCCTGAT TGCAAAATCGAATGGTTTCACTATGGGTGTGTTGGCCTTAAAGAGCAACCAAAGGGAAAATGGTACTGCTCGGATTGTGTTGGAACGAAGAGACGTAAGAAAGGTAAATGA
- the LOC142545010 gene encoding putative indole-3-pyruvate monooxygenase YUCCA3, whose product MPHCDLCRPPMLPTFRKEDLFSGRCILVNGPVIVGAGPSGLALCAGLKQQGVPFILVERSNCIASLWRNRTYNRLKLHLPKQFCELPYVLFPKNFPEYPTKHQFINYLESYAEQFKIEPRFDETVTSAKYDETCGLWRVKTSKGKFPRDDSVTEYMCRWLVVATGENAEKFVPEFQGLTEEFNGDVIHACDYKTGKVYKEKRVLVVGCGNSGMEVCLDLYHHNALPSMVVRSSIHVLPREILGRSTFEVAVSMTKWLPVSVVDRVLVASARLILGNIEKYGIKRPCLGPLQLKNSEGKTPVLDIGTLSKIRSGDIRIVPGIKRFLSDGAELVNGQVLVIDSVILATGYSSNVPSWLEENDFFSRDGFPKTPFPNGWKGKRGLYAVGFTRRGLSGASMDAIKVAQEIGRIWKSETKQKNHSVGVACHRRCKP is encoded by the exons aTGCCTCATTGTGATCTTTGTAGGCCACCAATGTTGCCAACATTCCGAAAGGAGGATCTTTTCTCTGGTCGATGCATACTCGTAAACGGTCCAGTGATAGTTGGAGCCGGTCCATCAGGTCTAGCATTATGTGCAGGCCTTAAACAACAAGGAGTTCCATTTATCCTTGTTGAAAGATCAAACTGCATTGCTTCGTTGTGGCGAAATCGGACATATAATCGCTTGAAACTCCACCTCCCGAAACAATTCTGCGAACTTCCTTACGTCCTTTTTCCCAAAAACTTCCCAGAGTACCCCACAAAACACCAGTTCATCAACTACCTCGAATCCTACGCAGAACAGTTCAAGATCGAACCAAGGTTCGATGAAACAGTCACCTCTGCTAAGTACGACGAAACTTGCGGGCTGTGGCGCGTTAAGACTAGCAaggggaagtttcccagggatGATTCCGTGACGGAGTATATGTGTAGGTGGCTTGTGGTGGCTACTGGAGAGAATGCAGAGAAATTCGTGCCGGAATTCCAAGGATTAACAGAGGAGTTCAATGGGGATGTGATTCATGCTTGTGATTATAAAACGGGTAAGGTTTATAAGGAAAAGCGTGTGTTGGTAGTTGGCTGTGGGAATTCAGGAATGGAGGTTTGCCTTGATTTGTATCACCATAATGCGCTTCCATCAATGGTGGTTAGAAGCTCT atCCATGTATTACCAAGGGAAATTCTGGGAAGATCAACGTTCGAGGTGGCGGTATCGATGACGAAATGGCTACCAGTTTCAGTCGTGGATAGAGTACTTGTTGCATCAGCCAGATTAATCCTGGGAAACATAGAAAAATATGGGATCAAAAGGCCATGTTTGGGGCCTTTACAGCTCAAGAATAGTGAAGGGAAGACACCAGTATTGGACATAGGCACACTCTCAAAGATCAGATCCGGAGATATAAGAATTGTGCCTGGAATCAAGAGATTCTTGAGCGATGGAGCCGAGCTGGTTAACGGCCAAGTTCTTGTGATCGATTCGGTTATTCTTGCGACAGGATATTCGAGCAATGTCCCATCTTGGTTGGAG GAAAATGATTTCTTTTCAAGAGATGGATTTCCGAAAACGCCCTTTCCGAATGGATGGAAAGGTAAAAGGGGACTTTATGCAGTTGGCTTCACAAGGAGAGGACTCTCAGGGGCATCAATGGATGCCATTAAAGTTGCACAAGAGATAGGCAGAATCTGGAAAAGTGAAACAAAGCAAAAGAACCATTCGGTAGGCGTCGCCTGCCATCGACGATGCAAGCCATAG
- the LOC142547656 gene encoding PHD finger protein ING1 isoform X2 — translation MQEMSFTEEFQSNIEALPNILQRKYALLRDLDKSLQEVQRQNEQRCEQELADMKRGIKSGNITPNSSLLKFSDEALDEQKHAIRIADEKVSLASQAYDLVDSHIQQLDRYLKKFDEDLRREKDSMSSTVSPPSTVDNNVKAGRSGETSNRGRKKTRLATANAAASMAASITTAANTSMELDLPVDPNEPTYCFCNQVSYGEMVACDNPDCKIEWFHYGCVGLKEQPKGKWYCSDCVGTKRRKKGK, via the exons ATGCAAGAGATGTCATTCACCGAGGAATTTCAATCCA ATATTGAAGCCTTACCAAATATTCTGCAAAGGAAATACGCTTTGTTACGCGATCTAGATAAAAGTCTGCAAG AAGTACAGCGGCAAAATGAGCAGCGTTGTGAACAAGAACTAGCTGATATGAAGCGGGGAATAAAGTCCGGTAACATCACTCCAAATTCTTCTTTGCTCAAATTCTCGGATGAAGCTTTGGATGAGCAAAAACATGCCATCAGGATTGCTGACGAGAAAGTTTCATTGGCTTCTCAGGCATATGATTTG GTAGATTCCCATATTCAACAGCTAGATCGATATCTGAAGAAATTTGATGAAGATCTTCGGCGTG aaaaaGATTCCATGTCCTCAACTGTATCTCCACCTTCGACTGTTGATAACAATGTTAAAGCTGGAAGGTCTGGTGAAACTAGTAACAGAGGGCGTAAAAA AACACGTCTTGCAACTGCAAATGCTGCTGCCTCCATGGCTGCTTCAATAACAACAGCGGCAAATACGAGCATGGAATTAGATCTACCAGTTGATCCTAATGAACCAACATATTGTTTCTGCAATCAAGTGAGCTATGGAGAAATGGTTGCATGCGATAATCCTGAT TGCAAAATCGAATGGTTTCACTATGGGTGTGTTGGCCTTAAAGAGCAACCAAAGGGAAAATGGTACTGCTCGGATTGTGTTGGAACGAAGAGACGTAAGAAAGGTAAATGA
- the LOC142547657 gene encoding LOW QUALITY PROTEIN: 7-hydroxymethyl chlorophyll a reductase, chloroplastic (The sequence of the model RefSeq protein was modified relative to this genomic sequence to represent the inferred CDS: deleted 1 base in 1 codon): protein MALASGIIYSFPFSFSINSSSSTEGTRSKSVKLRDDWRQKSRPIPPGGTYPAKDHCSHCGLCDTYYIAHVKNACAFLGDGMSKIEALEPVVHGRSRKTSSMDETYMGVYENLLYARKIIPVEGAQWTGIVTTIAMEMLRTGMVEAVICVQNDPEDRFTPRPILARTPEEILAAKGVKPTLSPNLNTLALVEAAGVRRLLFCGVGCQVQALRSVEPYLNLEKLYVLGTNCVDNGTREGLDKFLKAASSEPETVLHYEFMQDYKVHLKHLDGHIEEVPYFCLPANELTDVIAPSCYSCFDYTNALADLVVGYMGVPKFSGLSMTQHPQYVTVRNERGKEMLSLVKDLLEITPTVSRGERRPFVMETVKADDNAKLGKGPTQPAPKFVGDIIAFILNLIGPKGLEFARYSLDYHTIRNYLHVNRAWGKQRADKHMPSYAKKLVAMYNQNGEIDKMLSTK, encoded by the exons ATGGCTTTGGCAAGTGGAATTATCTACTCTTTTCCCTTCAGTTTCTCCATTAATTCTTCGTCTTCTACAG AAGGAACAAGGTCGAAGTCGGTGAAATTGAGAGATGACTGGAGGCAGAAGTCCAGGCCCATTCCTCCTGGTGGTACTTATCCCGCCAAGGATCATTGCAG CCACTGCGGATTATGTGACACATATTACATTGCTCACGTCAAAAACGCTTGTGCCTTCTTGGGAGACGGCATGTCTAAAATTGAG GCTCTTGAACCTGTTGTCCACGGACGAAGCAGGAAAACAAGTTCCATGGATGAGACTTATATGGGGGTGTATGAGAATCTACTTTATGCTCGGAAAATCATTCCAGTCGAGG GGGCTCAGTGGACTGGTATAGTGACCACAATTGCTATGGAAATGCTTAGAACTGGCATGGTTGAAGCTGTTATCTGTGTGCAAAA TGATCCAGAAGATAGATTTACTCCCAGACCTATCTTGGCAAG GACACCAGAGGAAATTCTTGCTGCCAAAGGTGTTAAGCCAACGTTGTCGCCTAATCTTAATACTTTGGCATTAGTCGAG GCAGCGGGTGTGAGACGTCTTCTGTTTTGTGGCGTTGGCTGCCAAGTTCAAG CACTGAGATCAGTGGAGCCTTATTTGAATTTGGAAAAGCTTTATGTTCTCGGAACCAATTGTG TTGATAATGGTACACGAGAAGGTTTAGATAAGTTTCTAAAGGCTGCTAGCAGTGAACCAGAAACAGTTCTTCACTACGAGTTCATGCAAGATTACAAG GTTCACTTGAAGCATTTAGATGGTCACATTGAGGAG GTTCCATATTTCTGTCTTCCAGCGAATGAGTTGACTGATGTAATTGCTCCTTCTTGCTATAG TTGTTTTGACTACACAAATGCTTTAGCG GATTTGGTAGTTGGGTACATGGGCGTGCCAAAATTTTCAGGACTTAGCATGACGCAACATCCACAATATGTTACTGTCAG GAATGAACGTGGAAAGGAGATGCTTAGCTTGGTGAAAGATCTCCTCGAAATCACTCCCACAGTGAGCCGA GGTGAAAGACGGCCTTTCGTCATGGAAACTGTAAAAGCAGACGATAATGCTAAATTGG GGAAAGGTCCGACACAACCTGCTCCAAAGTTTGTGGGTGACATAATTGCGTTCATTTTAAATCTA ATTGGTCCAAAGGGCCTTGAATTTGCTCGTTATTCCTTGGATTACCACACTATTCGTAACTACCTTCACGTAAATCGTGCTTGGGGAAAACAAAG AGCTGATAAGCATATGCCATCGTAC GCAAAGAAACTCGTGGCTATGTACAACCAAAATGGTGAGATTGACAAGATGCTTTCTACCAAATGA